From Pseudoleptotrichia goodfellowii, a single genomic window includes:
- the alr gene encoding alanine racemase codes for MRCWAEINIKNLYDNIKEIEKITSKDHIMAVIKADGYGHGMEKICEALIKTGIKNFAVATSEEAHKIREIDDSVNILILGPIENDHANSVSEKNIYFMITDFQEIDYLEKNECNTDVFIKIDTGMGRVGFQLQEIEKLAETLKRCKYVKPIGVFSHFSSSDSDVNYTDLQIKRFEEVSDNLKRELPTVKYRHLLNSFGSLRFQKSKYDFIRAGIIIYGGVTEEETKPYKFKPVMSLYAKISYIKTLYEDSYISYGNTYLAKKGETLATVSIGYADGVRRDLSNKGYVYYKGHKCNIVGRVCMDQLVIKLPEELVKEAEKGDKVEFFGENINVVDVANLCNTISYEILCGISQRVPRIYINENE; via the coding sequence ATGCGTTGTTGGGCTGAAATAAACATAAAAAATCTGTATGATAATATTAAAGAAATCGAAAAAATAACTTCCAAAGATCATATAATGGCAGTTATAAAAGCTGACGGTTACGGACACGGAATGGAAAAAATATGTGAAGCACTTATAAAGACAGGTATTAAAAATTTTGCAGTAGCGACAAGTGAAGAAGCACATAAAATAAGGGAAATAGACGACAGCGTAAATATCCTTATTTTGGGTCCTATTGAAAATGATCATGCAAATTCTGTTTCAGAAAAAAATATTTATTTTATGATAACCGATTTTCAGGAGATAGATTATCTTGAGAAAAATGAATGTAATACAGATGTGTTTATTAAAATAGATACAGGAATGGGCAGAGTAGGATTTCAGTTGCAGGAAATTGAAAAACTTGCAGAAACTCTGAAAAGATGTAAATATGTGAAGCCGATAGGCGTTTTCTCTCATTTTTCTTCTTCGGATTCGGATGTAAATTATACCGATTTGCAAATAAAAAGATTTGAAGAAGTATCGGATAATCTGAAAAGAGAACTACCGACTGTTAAGTACAGACATTTGCTTAACAGTTTCGGGAGTTTGAGATTTCAAAAAAGTAAATATGATTTTATAAGAGCGGGGATAATAATATACGGCGGTGTTACCGAAGAAGAAACGAAGCCTTATAAATTTAAGCCGGTAATGTCCCTTTATGCAAAAATAAGTTACATAAAGACATTGTATGAGGACAGTTATATAAGTTACGGAAATACTTATCTTGCAAAAAAGGGAGAAACACTGGCTACAGTGTCTATAGGATATGCCGACGGGGTAAGAAGGGATTTGTCCAATAAAGGTTATGTATATTATAAAGGGCATAAATGCAATATAGTAGGAAGAGTCTGTATGGATCAGCTTGTGATTAAACTGCCTGAAGAACTGGTAAAAGAAGCCGAAAAAGGAGATAAAGTAGAGTTTTTCGGAGAAAATATAAATGTAGTTGATGTCGCAAACCTTTGTAATACAATATCCTATGAAATTTTATGCGGAATAAGTCAGAGAGTTCCGAGAATATACATCAATGAAAATGAATAA
- a CDS encoding CvpA family protein, producing the protein MILDIGFLILLILSFLLGRKRGFTLEFFNVFKYLLILYFMKYTYGAVKVLFKLAEKDSRDQLKIYIIAFAILYISLTIILKLSANFLKSIKLKRLNEFFGGILGIIKTTFVIFIIYIIVLIGSTHSKRLEEIKHQSLAVKGITQYLYVYSEVFPDFIKNDVNRYRKKRAEEKLKRNVLNELKENNLNEGIKNNENNR; encoded by the coding sequence ATGATATTGGATATAGGATTTTTAATATTGTTGATTTTGTCATTTCTGTTAGGAAGAAAAAGAGGATTTACACTGGAATTTTTCAATGTATTCAAGTACCTGCTGATACTGTATTTTATGAAATACACTTACGGAGCTGTAAAGGTTTTGTTCAAATTGGCAGAAAAAGACTCGAGAGATCAGCTGAAAATATATATCATTGCATTTGCAATATTATATATTTCGCTTACAATCATATTAAAATTAAGTGCCAACTTTTTAAAAAGTATAAAGTTGAAAAGACTTAACGAGTTTTTTGGAGGGATATTAGGAATAATAAAAACGACTTTTGTAATTTTTATAATATATATAATAGTGTTAATAGGTTCTACTCACAGCAAAAGACTGGAAGAAATAAAACATCAGAGTCTTGCGGTGAAAGGTATAACCCAATATTTATACGTGTATTCGGAAGTATTTCCGGATTTTATAAAAAATGATGTAAACAGATACAGAAAAAAAAGAGCGGAAGAAAAACTGAAGAGAAATGTATTAAACGAGCTTAAGGAAAATAACTTGAATGAAGGAATAAAAAATAATGAAAATAATAGATAA
- a CDS encoding LptF/LptG family permease, translating into MKIIDKYIYNSLILPSVFGISIFTFILMLNVLIEAMERLFASDLPFLSVVDYFFYVVPGILVQTIPMGAFLGVMLVYGGLSETNEIIAMEGSGISLFRIIRPAFIFGLILTFIGLGLEIYVNPRALENINKQTKMLLATRPNSLTEEKIFLTNPEKGFGFYIDKVDNKKATASQFLLLNKQGNNPYPVIFLAKSARFDPGVIVLSDVKGYSFDKEGNSQVAAEYKEQNVPVSTFFTSEEGEQRQKKRSEMNLKELREFYNNNIGNPEMKEAALKALIESYQRVIGPLASVFLCWLGVLLSVGNRRSGKGISFGISLIVIFGYIAIVNYAKIMILKNNVPVSIAMWIPNFILFLLCVYFSIKKYRRH; encoded by the coding sequence ATGAAAATAATAGATAAATATATTTATAATTCACTGATATTACCGTCAGTATTCGGAATCAGTATATTTACGTTTATTCTGATGCTGAATGTTCTTATTGAGGCTATGGAAAGGCTGTTTGCAAGCGATTTGCCGTTTTTATCGGTAGTAGATTATTTCTTTTATGTAGTTCCGGGAATTTTGGTGCAGACTATACCGATGGGAGCTTTTTTGGGAGTAATGCTTGTTTACGGAGGGCTTTCCGAAACAAATGAAATAATTGCTATGGAAGGTTCAGGAATAAGTCTTTTCAGAATTATAAGACCGGCATTTATATTCGGGCTTATATTGACTTTTATTGGATTAGGACTGGAAATATATGTAAATCCGAGAGCGTTGGAAAATATAAATAAACAGACAAAGATGCTTTTAGCTACAAGACCTAACTCTTTGACTGAAGAAAAAATATTTTTGACAAATCCTGAGAAAGGATTCGGATTTTATATAGATAAAGTCGACAATAAAAAAGCCACTGCCAGTCAGTTTTTACTGCTTAATAAACAGGGGAACAATCCTTATCCGGTTATATTTCTTGCGAAAAGTGCAAGATTTGATCCGGGAGTTATTGTTTTAAGTGATGTGAAAGGCTATTCCTTTGATAAAGAAGGAAACAGTCAGGTAGCAGCTGAATATAAGGAACAGAATGTTCCTGTTTCTACATTTTTTACTTCTGAAGAAGGAGAGCAAAGACAAAAAAAACGTAGCGAAATGAATCTGAAAGAATTGAGAGAATTTTACAATAATAATATAGGTAATCCTGAAATGAAGGAGGCTGCATTGAAAGCCCTTATAGAATCCTATCAAAGAGTAATAGGACCTCTTGCAAGTGTGTTTTTATGCTGGTTGGGAGTTTTGCTGTCGGTAGGGAACAGAAGAAGCGGTAAAGGGATAAGCTTCGGAATAAGTTTGATAGTAATATTCGGATATATTGCCATTGTCAATTATGCAAAAATTATGATACTTAAAAATAATGTTCCTGTTTCAATAGCAATGTGGATACCTAATTTTATATTATTTTTACTTTGCGTTTATTTCTCAATAAAAAAATATAGGAGACATTAA
- a CDS encoding LptF/LptG family permease, translating to MNKLDKYIILNYIKSFFLGMMMFFLIFILAESINLTGWIMDGKFTLGEAVKYLSYGIPEIVTNTAPLGILLGSLLAISKMAKQLEITAMKTGGISFLRIAKFPLIFSFFVSLSVLYVNVDILGKSNSKKSNMKLLKLEQAEPVKVEKNFILVKIDKNRILYSGYVNKKDGIMREVEIIEMADEFKNVKTVYTASEGALEKGTDNWTFTNLKEHNIMTNVSKNIDPGVFKLKIPIDDILADPVKAKNLTMPELREKIVYFTRVGADSIDLLIDFYYRISFALASFVMCFIGLSLGSRYVRGGAAVNIGLSVIIGYSYYGFSTIMKSLASTGTIPVYIACFLPLLIYLGVGIKLFMEAEY from the coding sequence ATGAATAAATTGGATAAATATATAATTTTGAATTATATAAAAAGTTTTTTTCTCGGAATGATGATGTTTTTTCTTATATTTATTCTTGCTGAAAGTATAAATCTGACAGGCTGGATAATGGACGGTAAGTTTACTTTAGGAGAAGCAGTGAAATACCTGTCTTACGGAATACCTGAAATAGTAACGAATACTGCTCCATTAGGTATCCTTTTGGGAAGCCTTCTGGCAATAAGCAAAATGGCTAAGCAGCTCGAGATAACAGCGATGAAAACAGGCGGAATAAGTTTTTTAAGAATAGCTAAATTTCCTTTAATTTTTTCATTTTTTGTGAGTTTGTCAGTGTTATATGTAAATGTGGACATACTGGGAAAATCAAACAGTAAAAAAAGTAACATGAAACTTCTTAAACTGGAACAGGCGGAACCTGTAAAAGTGGAAAAAAACTTTATACTTGTAAAAATCGACAAAAATAGAATACTTTACAGTGGATATGTAAATAAAAAAGACGGAATTATGAGAGAAGTGGAAATAATAGAAATGGCGGATGAATTTAAGAATGTAAAAACAGTTTACACTGCATCTGAAGGTGCTTTGGAAAAAGGAACTGATAATTGGACTTTTACGAATCTGAAAGAGCATAATATAATGACCAATGTTTCCAAAAATATTGATCCGGGAGTTTTCAAACTTAAAATTCCTATAGACGATATTTTGGCAGATCCTGTGAAAGCGAAAAATCTTACTATGCCTGAATTAAGAGAAAAAATAGTATATTTTACTCGGGTAGGGGCGGATTCTATAGATTTGCTTATAGATTTTTATTACAGAATCTCTTTTGCTCTTGCGTCATTTGTGATGTGTTTCATAGGACTTTCACTGGGAAGCCGTTACGTGAGAGGGGGAGCAGCTGTAAATATAGGTTTATCGGTAATAATAGGATATTCTTATTACGGATTCAGTACCATAATGAAATCTCTTGCTTCTACGGGAACTATACCTGTGTATATAGCCTGTTTTTTGCCGCTTCTGATTTATTTGGGAGTGGGTATTAAGCTGTTTATGGAGGCGGAATACTAA
- a CDS encoding M16 family metallopeptidase, producing MPEEIITNRGIRVIFDRLENISTCSVGVFVKTGSKDESDQEEGISHVLEHMIFKGTSKRDYFQISEEVDYLGASINAHTTKEETVFYINALTEFLGKSVDILFDIVTNSLIPEDELKKEKDVIVEEIKMYQDSPDDLVFELNYADCIKGQYSKPIIGTEESVRSFTSEMIKKYYKERYTKDNILIVVSGNFDKKEIIEKIDEYFSKLQENKVDRRENISFEFKEGRETHEKDINQVNICISFEGKSYNSSERIYTDILANIMGGSMSSRLFQEIREKKGLAYSVYTYNQYYREGGVVTTYIGTNIESYKEAIDITLKEFSKMRKEGITETELQKAKNKYLSKIAFSMENPRSRMSILGNYFVRRGEIIDIDKMKKEIHEVKSENINEFLKSQYLKPNITVLGNIKGDK from the coding sequence ATGCCGGAAGAAATAATTACAAATAGAGGAATAAGAGTAATATTTGATAGACTTGAAAATATATCCACATGTTCTGTGGGAGTTTTTGTGAAAACAGGCTCAAAAGATGAAAGCGATCAGGAAGAAGGAATTTCACATGTGTTGGAACATATGATATTTAAAGGTACATCTAAAAGAGATTATTTTCAGATATCCGAAGAAGTGGATTATTTGGGAGCGAGTATAAATGCACATACTACAAAAGAGGAAACAGTATTTTATATAAATGCTTTGACTGAATTTTTAGGGAAATCAGTAGATATTTTGTTTGATATCGTAACAAATTCTTTGATTCCTGAAGATGAACTGAAAAAAGAAAAAGATGTAATAGTAGAAGAAATAAAAATGTATCAGGACAGTCCTGATGACCTTGTTTTTGAGCTTAATTATGCCGACTGCATAAAAGGGCAGTACAGTAAGCCTATTATAGGAACAGAAGAAAGTGTCAGAAGTTTTACTTCGGAAATGATAAAAAAATATTATAAAGAAAGATATACTAAAGATAATATTTTGATTGTTGTTTCGGGAAATTTTGACAAAAAAGAAATAATAGAAAAAATAGACGAATATTTTTCAAAATTACAGGAAAATAAAGTTGACAGAAGGGAAAATATAAGTTTTGAATTCAAAGAGGGCAGAGAAACTCATGAAAAAGATATAAATCAGGTAAATATTTGTATTTCTTTTGAAGGAAAATCCTATAACAGCAGTGAAAGAATATACACAGACATTCTTGCAAATATTATGGGAGGCTCTATGAGTTCGAGACTTTTTCAGGAAATAAGGGAAAAGAAAGGACTTGCTTATTCTGTATATACTTATAATCAGTATTATAGAGAAGGCGGAGTTGTAACTACTTATATAGGAACGAACATAGAAAGTTACAAAGAAGCAATAGATATTACACTTAAAGAATTTAGTAAAATGCGTAAAGAAGGAATTACGGAAACGGAATTACAAAAAGCGAAAAACAAATATTTAAGTAAAATTGCTTTTTCGATGGAAAATCCGAGATCGAGAATGAGCATTCTCGGAAATTATTTCGTGAGAAGAGGAGAAATTATAGATATAGACAAAATGAAAAAAGAAATTCACGAAGTAAAATCCGAAAATATAAATGAATTTTTGAAAAGTCAGTATTTAAAACCGAATATAACCGTTTTGGGAAATATAAAAGGAGATAAATAA
- the rodA gene encoding rod shape-determining protein RodA, translating into MFQNQRLTEIIKSNIVKMDKMLLLFVYALVMISTVFVYSATRSTKFVVQNLIWISIGTLLWIGISFIDYRDMKKHIWKIYGLSAALLLLVRFAGKKTLGAQRWIKLGPFQLQPSEFVKIAIIVIIAFWIVEKYAKGINNLKDIIGSFLPAIPLILLILLQPDLGTTLITVCSFVFMIFLYGADMKPIWVIAIIVILSAYPVYRFVLSDYQRTRVETFLDPEKDRKGSGWHVTQSKISVGAGGLYGKGVLQGSQSRLEFLPEPQTDFIFSVISEESGFIGSTTVILLYFLLIFNIMRISRLTQDRFARLILYGISGIFFMHVIVNIGMTIGLVPVTGKPLLFLSYGGSSFLSSFIMIGLVESIKINIED; encoded by the coding sequence ATGTTTCAAAATCAGAGATTGACTGAAATAATAAAAAGTAATATAGTAAAAATGGATAAAATGCTGTTGTTATTTGTTTATGCTCTTGTGATGATAAGTACAGTTTTTGTATACAGTGCCACAAGGTCAACTAAGTTTGTAGTGCAGAATCTCATATGGATAAGTATCGGAACACTTCTTTGGATAGGAATATCTTTTATCGATTATAGAGATATGAAAAAACATATATGGAAAATTTACGGATTAAGTGCAGCTCTGTTACTTTTAGTAAGATTTGCAGGGAAGAAAACATTGGGAGCTCAAAGATGGATAAAATTGGGACCGTTTCAGCTGCAGCCTTCAGAGTTTGTAAAAATAGCGATAATAGTCATTATAGCTTTCTGGATTGTGGAAAAATATGCCAAAGGGATAAATAATCTTAAAGATATAATAGGTTCTTTTTTACCTGCTATCCCTTTAATATTGCTTATTCTGCTTCAGCCGGATTTGGGGACAACTCTTATAACTGTGTGTTCTTTTGTATTTATGATATTTTTATACGGAGCGGATATGAAGCCTATATGGGTTATAGCTATAATTGTCATTTTATCGGCATATCCTGTTTACAGATTTGTTTTAAGTGATTATCAGAGAACGAGAGTGGAAACATTTCTCGATCCTGAAAAAGACAGAAAAGGAAGCGGTTGGCACGTAACTCAGTCAAAAATTTCCGTGGGAGCGGGCGGACTTTACGGAAAAGGAGTATTGCAAGGAAGTCAAAGCAGACTTGAATTTTTACCTGAGCCTCAAACGGACTTTATATTTTCGGTAATTTCCGAAGAGTCGGGATTTATAGGATCTACAACGGTAATTTTACTTTATTTTCTGCTTATATTTAATATAATGAGGATAAGCAGACTCACTCAGGACAGATTTGCAAGACTTATTTTATACGGAATATCGGGAATATTTTTTATGCATGTAATAGTAAATATAGGAATGACTATAGGACTTGTACCGGTAACAGGAAAACCTCTTTTATTTCTGAGTTATGGAGGAAGTTCATTTTTATCATCTTTTATTATGATAGGACTGGTCGAAAGTATAAAAATAAATATTGAAGATTAA